In a genomic window of Equus asinus isolate D_3611 breed Donkey chromosome 11, EquAss-T2T_v2, whole genome shotgun sequence:
- the NAXD gene encoding ATP-dependent (S)-NAD(P)H-hydrate dehydratase isoform X1 has protein sequence MIKIVTGILEIRWKQEREECESLLVCAGCPGGPRPRWLLLSGSWVPLLGAAAAGGFWSAVPSSTASLPQTESLVHWSPLFCSHLSSQSGRRLIPRVLHPGGRACDQVLQPGADCPPGSVSGPGALRAVVLPVTGVLTLTLSEPLLSSCCAGVGSDSPDAVQDVEKWLPRLHALVVGPGLGRDDGLLRNVKGILEASKARDVPVVIDADGLWLIAEQPALIQGYQKAVLTPNHAEFRRLSEAVLRDPMDSSDPHGAVLRLSQALGNVTVVRKGERDVISDGRQVLECSQEGSSRRCGGQGDLLSGSLGVLVHWALLAGPEKTDGFSPLLVAAFGACSLTRQCSHQAFQKHGRSTTTTDMVAEVGPAFARLFES, from the exons ATGATAAAAATAGTTACAGGCATTCTGGAAATAAGATGGAAGCAAGAGAGGGAGGAGTGTGAGTCTCTTCTCGTTTGCGCTGGGTGCCCTGGTGGCCCCCGTCCGAGATGGCTGTTGCTCTCCGGGAGCTGGGTCCCGCTTCTCGGGGCTGCGGCCGCTGGAGGGTTCTGGTCTGCAGTCCCCTCGAGCACGGCATCTCTGCCGCAGACAGAGTCTTTG GTACACTGGAGCCCCCTATTTTGCAGCCATCTCAGCTCTCAAAGTG GGCGCAGACTTATCCCACGTGTTCTGCACCCAGGAGGCCGCGCCTGTGATCAAGTCCTACAGCCCGGAGCTGATTGTCCACCCGGTTCTGTGAGTGGCCCCGGGGCTCTGCGTGCAGTAGTTCTCCCCGTCACGGGCGTTCTCACGCTGACTCTCTCAGAGCCTCTGTTAAGTAGCTGCTGTGCGGGGGTTGGTAG TGACAGCCCTGATGCTGTTCAGGACGTGGAGAAGTGGTTGCCCCGACTGCATGCCCTGGTCGTGGGGCCTGGCCTTGGCAGAGATGACGGCCTTCTCAGAAACGTCAAG GGCATTTTAGAAGCCTCGAAGGCCAGAGATGTCCCCGTCGTCATCGATGCA GATGGGCTGTGGCTGATTGCTGAGCAGCCGGCGCTGATCCAGGGCTATCAGAAGGCTGTCCTCACGCCCAACCACGCGGAGTTCAGGAGACTTTCGGAAGCCGTG CTGAGAGACCCCATGGACAGCAGTGATCCCCACGGAGCTGTGCTGAGGctcagccaggccctggggaatGTGACCGTGGTCCGGAAAGGGGAGCGGGATGTGATCTCTGATGGCAGACAGG TGCTCGAGTGCAGCCAGGAAGGCAGCAGCCGCAGGTGTGGAGGGCAAGGAGATCTCCTGTCAGGCTCCCTGGGAGTCCTGGTGCACTGGGCACTCCTCGCTGGACCCGAGAAGACAGATGG TTTCAGCCCTCTCCTCGTGGCTGCCTTCGGCGCGTGCTCTCTCACAAGGCAGTGCAGCCACCAGGCCTTCCAGAAGCACGGCcgctccaccaccaccactgacATGGTTGCGGAGGTCGGACCCGCATTCGCCAGGCTCTTTGAAAGCTGA
- the NAXD gene encoding ATP-dependent (S)-NAD(P)H-hydrate dehydratase isoform X2, giving the protein MATGAGVGAAVACAAVVALLSAVLALYGPPLDAVLERAFSLNKARSIKDMKNTFQLVRNIIPPLTTKKHKGQDGRIGIVGGCQEYTGAPYFAAISALKVGADLSHVFCTQEAAPVIKSYSPELIVHPVLDSPDAVQDVEKWLPRLHALVVGPGLGRDDGLLRNVKGILEASKARDVPVVIDADGLWLIAEQPALIQGYQKAVLTPNHAEFRRLSEAVLRDPMDSSDPHGAVLRLSQALGNVTVVRKGERDVISDGRQVLECSQEGSSRRCGGQGDLLSGSLGVLVHWALLAGPEKTDGFSPLLVAAFGACSLTRQCSHQAFQKHGRSTTTTDMVAEVGPAFARLFES; this is encoded by the exons ATGGCCACTGGGGCGGGGGTTGGGGCTGCGGTCGCCTGCGCGGCCGTTGTCGCGCTGCTTTCGGCCGTGCTCGCGCTCTACGGGCCACCGCTGGACGCAG tTTTAGAAAGAGCATTTTCACTGAATAAAGCACGTTCGATAAAGGATATGAAGAATACTTTTCAGTTGGTGAGAAATATTATACCTCCTCTAACTACCAAGAAGCACAAAGGCCAAGATGGAAGAATAGGCATAGTTGGAGGCTGCCAAGA GTACACTGGAGCCCCCTATTTTGCAGCCATCTCAGCTCTCAAAGTG GGCGCAGACTTATCCCACGTGTTCTGCACCCAGGAGGCCGCGCCTGTGATCAAGTCCTACAGCCCGGAGCTGATTGTCCACCCGGTTCT TGACAGCCCTGATGCTGTTCAGGACGTGGAGAAGTGGTTGCCCCGACTGCATGCCCTGGTCGTGGGGCCTGGCCTTGGCAGAGATGACGGCCTTCTCAGAAACGTCAAG GGCATTTTAGAAGCCTCGAAGGCCAGAGATGTCCCCGTCGTCATCGATGCA GATGGGCTGTGGCTGATTGCTGAGCAGCCGGCGCTGATCCAGGGCTATCAGAAGGCTGTCCTCACGCCCAACCACGCGGAGTTCAGGAGACTTTCGGAAGCCGTG CTGAGAGACCCCATGGACAGCAGTGATCCCCACGGAGCTGTGCTGAGGctcagccaggccctggggaatGTGACCGTGGTCCGGAAAGGGGAGCGGGATGTGATCTCTGATGGCAGACAGG TGCTCGAGTGCAGCCAGGAAGGCAGCAGCCGCAGGTGTGGAGGGCAAGGAGATCTCCTGTCAGGCTCCCTGGGAGTCCTGGTGCACTGGGCACTCCTCGCTGGACCCGAGAAGACAGATGG TTTCAGCCCTCTCCTCGTGGCTGCCTTCGGCGCGTGCTCTCTCACAAGGCAGTGCAGCCACCAGGCCTTCCAGAAGCACGGCcgctccaccaccaccactgacATGGTTGCGGAGGTCGGACCCGCATTCGCCAGGCTCTTTGAAAGCTGA
- the NAXD gene encoding ATP-dependent (S)-NAD(P)H-hydrate dehydratase isoform X4 yields the protein MALSPGWLVACASGQGRIDTAVPGMATGAGVGAAVACAAVVALLSAVLALYGPPLDAVLERAFSLNKARSIKDMKNTFQLVRNIIPPLTTKKHKGQDGRIGIVGGCQEYTGAPYFAAISALKVGILEASKARDVPVVIDADGLWLIAEQPALIQGYQKAVLTPNHAEFRRLSEAVLRDPMDSSDPHGAVLRLSQALGNVTVVRKGERDVISDGRQVLECSQEGSSRRCGGQGDLLSGSLGVLVHWALLAGPEKTDGFSPLLVAAFGACSLTRQCSHQAFQKHGRSTTTTDMVAEVGPAFARLFES from the exons ATGGCTCTGAGTCCCGGCTGGTTGGTGGCCTGCGCCAGCGGGCAAGGTAGGATCGATACGGCTGTCCCCGGCATGGCCACTGGGGCGGGGGTTGGGGCTGCGGTCGCCTGCGCGGCCGTTGTCGCGCTGCTTTCGGCCGTGCTCGCGCTCTACGGGCCACCGCTGGACGCAG tTTTAGAAAGAGCATTTTCACTGAATAAAGCACGTTCGATAAAGGATATGAAGAATACTTTTCAGTTGGTGAGAAATATTATACCTCCTCTAACTACCAAGAAGCACAAAGGCCAAGATGGAAGAATAGGCATAGTTGGAGGCTGCCAAGA GTACACTGGAGCCCCCTATTTTGCAGCCATCTCAGCTCTCAAAGTG GGCATTTTAGAAGCCTCGAAGGCCAGAGATGTCCCCGTCGTCATCGATGCA GATGGGCTGTGGCTGATTGCTGAGCAGCCGGCGCTGATCCAGGGCTATCAGAAGGCTGTCCTCACGCCCAACCACGCGGAGTTCAGGAGACTTTCGGAAGCCGTG CTGAGAGACCCCATGGACAGCAGTGATCCCCACGGAGCTGTGCTGAGGctcagccaggccctggggaatGTGACCGTGGTCCGGAAAGGGGAGCGGGATGTGATCTCTGATGGCAGACAGG TGCTCGAGTGCAGCCAGGAAGGCAGCAGCCGCAGGTGTGGAGGGCAAGGAGATCTCCTGTCAGGCTCCCTGGGAGTCCTGGTGCACTGGGCACTCCTCGCTGGACCCGAGAAGACAGATGG TTTCAGCCCTCTCCTCGTGGCTGCCTTCGGCGCGTGCTCTCTCACAAGGCAGTGCAGCCACCAGGCCTTCCAGAAGCACGGCcgctccaccaccaccactgacATGGTTGCGGAGGTCGGACCCGCATTCGCCAGGCTCTTTGAAAGCTGA
- the NAXD gene encoding ATP-dependent (S)-NAD(P)H-hydrate dehydratase isoform X3 — protein MALSPGWLVACASGQVLERAFSLNKARSIKDMKNTFQLVRNIIPPLTTKKHKGQDGRIGIVGGCQEYTGAPYFAAISALKVGADLSHVFCTQEAAPVIKSYSPELIVHPVLDSPDAVQDVEKWLPRLHALVVGPGLGRDDGLLRNVKGILEASKARDVPVVIDADGLWLIAEQPALIQGYQKAVLTPNHAEFRRLSEAVLRDPMDSSDPHGAVLRLSQALGNVTVVRKGERDVISDGRQVLECSQEGSSRRCGGQGDLLSGSLGVLVHWALLAGPEKTDGFSPLLVAAFGACSLTRQCSHQAFQKHGRSTTTTDMVAEVGPAFARLFES, from the exons ATGGCTCTGAGTCCCGGCTGGTTGGTGGCCTGCGCCAGCGGGCAAG tTTTAGAAAGAGCATTTTCACTGAATAAAGCACGTTCGATAAAGGATATGAAGAATACTTTTCAGTTGGTGAGAAATATTATACCTCCTCTAACTACCAAGAAGCACAAAGGCCAAGATGGAAGAATAGGCATAGTTGGAGGCTGCCAAGA GTACACTGGAGCCCCCTATTTTGCAGCCATCTCAGCTCTCAAAGTG GGCGCAGACTTATCCCACGTGTTCTGCACCCAGGAGGCCGCGCCTGTGATCAAGTCCTACAGCCCGGAGCTGATTGTCCACCCGGTTCT TGACAGCCCTGATGCTGTTCAGGACGTGGAGAAGTGGTTGCCCCGACTGCATGCCCTGGTCGTGGGGCCTGGCCTTGGCAGAGATGACGGCCTTCTCAGAAACGTCAAG GGCATTTTAGAAGCCTCGAAGGCCAGAGATGTCCCCGTCGTCATCGATGCA GATGGGCTGTGGCTGATTGCTGAGCAGCCGGCGCTGATCCAGGGCTATCAGAAGGCTGTCCTCACGCCCAACCACGCGGAGTTCAGGAGACTTTCGGAAGCCGTG CTGAGAGACCCCATGGACAGCAGTGATCCCCACGGAGCTGTGCTGAGGctcagccaggccctggggaatGTGACCGTGGTCCGGAAAGGGGAGCGGGATGTGATCTCTGATGGCAGACAGG TGCTCGAGTGCAGCCAGGAAGGCAGCAGCCGCAGGTGTGGAGGGCAAGGAGATCTCCTGTCAGGCTCCCTGGGAGTCCTGGTGCACTGGGCACTCCTCGCTGGACCCGAGAAGACAGATGG TTTCAGCCCTCTCCTCGTGGCTGCCTTCGGCGCGTGCTCTCTCACAAGGCAGTGCAGCCACCAGGCCTTCCAGAAGCACGGCcgctccaccaccaccactgacATGGTTGCGGAGGTCGGACCCGCATTCGCCAGGCTCTTTGAAAGCTGA
- the NAXD gene encoding ATP-dependent (S)-NAD(P)H-hydrate dehydratase isoform X5 — translation MAVALRELGPASRGCGRWRVLVCSPLEHGISAADRVFGTLEPPILQPSQLSKCDSPDAVQDVEKWLPRLHALVVGPGLGRDDGLLRNVKGILEASKARDVPVVIDADGLWLIAEQPALIQGYQKAVLTPNHAEFRRLSEAVLRDPMDSSDPHGAVLRLSQALGNVTVVRKGERDVISDGRQVLECSQEGSSRRCGGQGDLLSGSLGVLVHWALLAGPEKTDGFSPLLVAAFGACSLTRQCSHQAFQKHGRSTTTTDMVAEVGPAFARLFES, via the exons ATGGCTGTTGCTCTCCGGGAGCTGGGTCCCGCTTCTCGGGGCTGCGGCCGCTGGAGGGTTCTGGTCTGCAGTCCCCTCGAGCACGGCATCTCTGCCGCAGACAGAGTCTTTG GTACACTGGAGCCCCCTATTTTGCAGCCATCTCAGCTCTCAAAGTG TGACAGCCCTGATGCTGTTCAGGACGTGGAGAAGTGGTTGCCCCGACTGCATGCCCTGGTCGTGGGGCCTGGCCTTGGCAGAGATGACGGCCTTCTCAGAAACGTCAAG GGCATTTTAGAAGCCTCGAAGGCCAGAGATGTCCCCGTCGTCATCGATGCA GATGGGCTGTGGCTGATTGCTGAGCAGCCGGCGCTGATCCAGGGCTATCAGAAGGCTGTCCTCACGCCCAACCACGCGGAGTTCAGGAGACTTTCGGAAGCCGTG CTGAGAGACCCCATGGACAGCAGTGATCCCCACGGAGCTGTGCTGAGGctcagccaggccctggggaatGTGACCGTGGTCCGGAAAGGGGAGCGGGATGTGATCTCTGATGGCAGACAGG TGCTCGAGTGCAGCCAGGAAGGCAGCAGCCGCAGGTGTGGAGGGCAAGGAGATCTCCTGTCAGGCTCCCTGGGAGTCCTGGTGCACTGGGCACTCCTCGCTGGACCCGAGAAGACAGATGG TTTCAGCCCTCTCCTCGTGGCTGCCTTCGGCGCGTGCTCTCTCACAAGGCAGTGCAGCCACCAGGCCTTCCAGAAGCACGGCcgctccaccaccaccactgacATGGTTGCGGAGGTCGGACCCGCATTCGCCAGGCTCTTTGAAAGCTGA